The Methanococcoides methylutens MM1 genome has a window encoding:
- a CDS encoding DNA topoisomerase: MTTVVFTEKNKAAAQISNILAGGSARRTIVDGVPVYEFQRDGVPWKVMGLAGHIMGYDYPEEFSNWRDVDPAMLLDTEPIKKVTKAQFGSAILKLSKDADLLVLACDFDREGENIGFEAKSIAEKVSGSTVMRARFSSLSKSEIDKAFTDLVEPDENMAMSAEARQILDLKMGAAFTRFVTLSVRERARTKGVLSIGPCQTPTCGFVYERELAIRKFDPKDFWKIEGIFNGNGTDFTGAHRGGHIYEKEKADAIFSKLKNCRTAVVSKKTVKEMKTNPPFPLNTNEFLKRSSKYLGVSPEQALEIAEQLYLSGFTSYPRTETNKYADDMDFKKILKGFARGDYQDFAMLLISQDKITPRNGKKDGHDHPPIHPIKAGSRAEVEKAVKMPRAWDVYDLIVRHFIANLLPEAIFEKTRFELTAEGELFDSTGSVQKSAGWLAVYPFEKPQDKLLPLLEENDVIDVKKINNIKSQTTPPKKLTEAELLTLMDKHGIGTKATAPSHIETNKKRGYFETKGKTIAIMDTGFTLMDALNSSVPILIKPDIRSRIEALIQEVEDGTKKFPQALEEGTSLIKEMYSHLLKNRDLMVSQIAGTITDEAVAADKKNHVGTCPECGRMLRMVITDKGRFVGCTGYPQCKNTYPLPKAGALAVQRSRKCKKDGIAVIKVGNKYFWSVGIGPCFSCEKEKECFPPEVIGPCPSCDGQMFLIATKDSRFLGCTKRCGHTQSVPKKGRLTVTDKVCEGCGWHFIRVKEQGKDAKEYCANRKCEAAATARKDAIRKARARE; the protein is encoded by the coding sequence ATGACCACAGTCGTATTTACAGAGAAGAACAAAGCTGCAGCCCAGATCTCGAACATATTGGCCGGAGGCTCGGCCAGACGAACAATTGTAGACGGGGTTCCTGTTTATGAGTTTCAGAGGGACGGTGTCCCCTGGAAAGTAATGGGACTTGCAGGCCATATCATGGGATATGATTACCCTGAGGAGTTCAGTAACTGGAGGGATGTTGATCCTGCTATGCTTCTGGACACCGAGCCGATAAAAAAGGTAACTAAGGCCCAGTTTGGCAGTGCTATACTGAAGCTTTCAAAGGATGCTGACCTTCTTGTCCTTGCCTGCGATTTTGACCGGGAAGGGGAAAATATCGGCTTTGAAGCAAAATCCATAGCCGAAAAGGTATCCGGTTCAACTGTCATGCGTGCAAGGTTCTCCTCTCTTTCAAAAAGTGAGATCGACAAGGCCTTCACTGATCTTGTGGAGCCGGATGAGAACATGGCAATGTCCGCAGAGGCAAGACAGATACTTGACCTCAAGATGGGTGCAGCATTCACTCGTTTTGTCACACTTTCCGTAAGGGAACGTGCAAGAACAAAGGGTGTCCTGTCCATCGGTCCCTGCCAGACACCCACATGTGGTTTCGTCTATGAGCGTGAGCTTGCTATACGGAAGTTCGATCCAAAGGACTTCTGGAAGATCGAGGGTATCTTCAACGGAAATGGTACCGATTTTACAGGTGCCCACCGCGGAGGTCACATATATGAAAAGGAAAAGGCCGATGCAATATTCAGCAAGTTGAAGAATTGCAGGACCGCGGTGGTATCGAAGAAGACCGTCAAGGAGATGAAGACAAATCCTCCGTTCCCGCTTAACACCAACGAATTCCTGAAACGTTCATCCAAATACCTCGGTGTAAGTCCCGAACAGGCCCTGGAGATCGCAGAACAGCTCTATCTTTCCGGATTTACAAGTTACCCGAGGACAGAGACCAACAAGTATGCCGATGACATGGATTTCAAAAAGATCCTCAAGGGCTTTGCCAGAGGAGATTATCAGGACTTTGCCATGCTGCTTATTTCCCAGGATAAGATAACTCCACGTAACGGAAAAAAAGACGGACATGACCACCCTCCTATTCATCCGATCAAGGCCGGCTCCCGCGCAGAGGTTGAAAAAGCTGTCAAGATGCCCCGTGCATGGGATGTCTATGACCTTATCGTAAGACACTTTATTGCAAACCTCCTTCCTGAGGCTATCTTTGAGAAGACCCGCTTTGAGCTTACAGCAGAAGGCGAGCTTTTCGATTCCACAGGTTCTGTCCAGAAGAGCGCCGGCTGGCTTGCAGTATATCCTTTTGAGAAGCCGCAGGACAAGCTTCTGCCACTCCTTGAAGAGAATGATGTTATTGACGTAAAGAAGATCAACAACATCAAGTCACAGACAACGCCTCCAAAGAAGCTTACGGAAGCTGAACTGCTGACACTCATGGACAAGCATGGTATCGGTACCAAGGCAACCGCTCCTTCTCATATTGAGACCAACAAGAAACGTGGCTATTTCGAGACGAAGGGCAAGACCATTGCAATAATGGATACAGGATTCACTTTGATGGATGCACTGAACAGCTCTGTTCCCATACTTATAAAACCCGATATCCGTTCCAGAATTGAAGCTCTCATTCAGGAGGTTGAGGACGGAACAAAGAAGTTCCCTCAGGCTCTTGAGGAAGGCACTTCCCTTATCAAGGAGATGTATTCTCACCTGCTGAAGAACCGTGACCTTATGGTCTCGCAGATCGCAGGAACAATTACTGATGAGGCTGTAGCGGCGGACAAGAAGAACCACGTTGGTACATGTCCGGAATGTGGTCGTATGCTTCGCATGGTCATTACGGACAAAGGTCGGTTCGTGGGCTGTACTGGATATCCTCAGTGTAAGAACACATATCCGCTTCCAAAGGCAGGTGCCCTTGCGGTACAGCGCTCCAGGAAGTGCAAAAAAGATGGCATTGCGGTGATAAAGGTCGGGAACAAATATTTCTGGTCTGTTGGCATAGGTCCGTGTTTTTCATGTGAGAAGGAAAAGGAATGCTTCCCGCCTGAAGTGATAGGTCCGTGCCCGTCCTGTGATGGTCAGATGTTCCTTATTGCTACAAAGGACTCCCGATTCCTGGGATGCACCAAAAGGTGTGGGCATACTCAATCGGTCCCTAAGAAAGGGCGTCTGACAGTGACTGATAAGGTCTGTGAAGGGTGTGGATGGCACTTCATAAGGGTAAAAGAGCAGGGCAAGGATGCAAAAGAATACTGTGCCAATCGTAAATGTGAAGCAGCAGCTACAGCCCGTAAGGATGCGATTAGGAAGGCTAGGGCCAGAGAATAA
- the thiC gene encoding phosphomethylpyrimidine synthase ThiC yields MTLMEDAKKGLITPEIKSVAEVEGIDADTVRSCVAKGLVTIPRNIKGKSRAFGIGKYMSVKINANIGTSRDFVDIDDEVEKAKVAVEYGADTIMDLSTGGDLDLIRARIMDAVDVPIGTVPIYQAAASHKTVVDMTSDDMFNAVRKHAEDGVDFVTVHAGVNYNAIERLKNSDRITNMVSRGGSFTFAWMIHNEQENPFYAEYDYLVEIAKEYDLTLSLGDGMRPGCIHDASDGPKFMEFITLGELVSKARKSDVQTFVEGPGHVPLNEVELSVRAMKELCHEAPLYLLGPLVTDIAPGFDHITGAIGGTLAGMCGADFLCMTTPAEHLALPTADDIREGATVTRIAAHAADLTRDGQKERARAVDERMAVARAELDWDTQYKTAIDTERARTIRENRYTGSDACSMCGELCAMKIVKSALEESRQKDN; encoded by the coding sequence ATGACATTAATGGAAGATGCAAAGAAGGGCCTTATCACTCCTGAGATAAAAAGTGTTGCAGAGGTAGAAGGCATCGATGCTGATACAGTTAGATCTTGTGTTGCAAAAGGTCTTGTGACGATCCCAAGGAACATCAAGGGAAAATCCCGGGCTTTTGGTATCGGGAAATATATGAGCGTGAAGATCAACGCCAATATCGGAACCTCCAGGGACTTTGTGGACATTGATGACGAAGTTGAGAAAGCAAAGGTCGCTGTAGAATACGGTGCTGACACGATAATGGACCTTTCCACAGGCGGAGACCTTGACCTGATACGTGCAAGGATCATGGATGCAGTGGATGTACCGATAGGTACCGTGCCAATATACCAGGCTGCTGCTTCCCACAAGACAGTCGTTGATATGACATCCGATGACATGTTCAATGCCGTACGCAAGCATGCCGAGGACGGTGTGGACTTTGTAACGGTACATGCAGGTGTCAATTACAACGCAATTGAAAGGCTCAAGAACAGCGACAGGATCACGAACATGGTAAGCCGTGGTGGTTCATTCACCTTTGCCTGGATGATCCACAACGAGCAGGAGAACCCATTCTATGCTGAATATGACTATCTTGTCGAGATCGCAAAGGAATATGACCTTACCTTAAGCCTTGGTGACGGTATGAGACCGGGATGCATACATGACGCATCCGACGGACCGAAGTTCATGGAATTTATCACACTCGGAGAACTTGTGAGCAAGGCGAGGAAGTCCGACGTGCAGACCTTTGTGGAAGGTCCTGGACACGTACCCCTCAACGAGGTAGAGCTCAGCGTAAGAGCAATGAAAGAACTTTGCCACGAAGCACCACTTTACCTGCTTGGCCCGCTGGTCACTGACATTGCACCTGGCTTTGACCACATCACAGGAGCCATCGGCGGCACCCTTGCCGGCATGTGCGGAGCTGATTTCCTCTGTATGACAACTCCGGCAGAACACCTTGCACTACCAACTGCCGATGACATCCGTGAAGGAGCTACCGTCACCAGAATTGCTGCTCACGCTGCCGACCTTACCCGTGACGGCCAGAAAGAACGTGCACGTGCAGTGGATGAAAGAATGGCAGTAGCCCGTGCAGAACTTGACTGGGACACACAGTATAAGACCGCTATTGATACTGAAAGAGCACGCACCATAAGGGAGAACAGGTATACAGGAAGCGATGCATGTTCCATGTGTGGCGAACTTTGTGCAATGAAAATAGTCAAGAGTGCACTGGAAGAAAGCAGGCAGAAAGACAATTGA
- a CDS encoding PLD nuclease N-terminal domain-containing protein, with amino-acid sequence MLDSWIFFPINAILFLTFAGLAIAGTLFWLWMLIDCAMNEPSQGNDKLIWVIIIIFAQFVGALIYFFIRRPKRIAQEAVMDPEK; translated from the coding sequence ATGCTTGATAGCTGGATATTTTTCCCGATAAACGCAATATTGTTCCTGACATTTGCAGGACTTGCAATAGCAGGCACATTATTCTGGCTCTGGATGCTTATCGACTGTGCAATGAACGAACCGTCACAGGGTAATGATAAGCTTATATGGGTAATTATAATAATATTTGCCCAGTTTGTCGGAGCACTGATCTATTTCTTCATCAGAAGACCAAAAAGGATTGCACAAGAAGCTGTGATGGATCCAGAAAAATGA
- a CDS encoding ABC transporter permease: MVNLRQSLEIATGSIFNSKLRSTLTTLGIVIGVAAVIANVAIGASFNQYFDEEIGTIGSNFIYIGANEPNVLFDNELEVVQKTPGVVRASPLNEQVAEVTYMSDSRRVSIIGVAGDYDEVANIQLSEGNFLKDNDQYVAVIGNEISENTFDRRLANKNSIDITFRTRDGEVITQTFQVKGIIEKSEASFISTGMDSDTSIFIPISTMNEIIKVDDYSGIFAEGESIDTVTETSDEIDSRLGRYMGISSRDMEKDDVKPYFIVDQQELLEEAGSLSDALTALLTAVALISLVVGSIGIMNIMLVTVTERTSEIGLMKAIGYSNYDVLTMFIVESAVVGTLGGVLGVILGCGGAYAAATFMSLPVVLPAGKIFAGFVVSIVVGLIAGAYPANKAAKMKPVDALRHD; the protein is encoded by the coding sequence ATGGTCAACCTCAGGCAGTCACTTGAGATCGCAACAGGAAGCATCTTCAACTCAAAGCTTCGTTCCACCCTGACAACCCTTGGTATCGTAATAGGAGTAGCTGCCGTGATAGCAAATGTTGCCATCGGTGCAAGCTTTAATCAGTACTTCGACGAGGAGATAGGTACCATCGGATCAAACTTCATATATATCGGAGCAAACGAGCCGAATGTCCTGTTCGATAACGAACTTGAGGTAGTCCAAAAAACACCTGGTGTTGTAAGGGCTTCCCCCCTAAATGAACAGGTTGCTGAGGTGACATACATGTCGGACTCGAGGAGAGTGTCGATAATAGGAGTGGCAGGCGACTATGACGAGGTCGCCAATATCCAGCTCAGTGAAGGAAATTTCCTCAAGGACAACGACCAGTATGTTGCCGTAATCGGAAACGAGATATCAGAAAATACTTTCGACCGCAGACTGGCAAACAAGAACTCCATTGACATCACCTTCCGAACACGTGACGGTGAAGTGATCACACAGACCTTTCAGGTAAAAGGTATTATTGAAAAATCCGAAGCTAGTTTCATCTCAACCGGAATGGACTCCGATACAAGCATATTCATCCCGATCTCCACCATGAACGAGATCATCAAAGTGGATGATTATTCAGGAATATTCGCAGAAGGGGAATCCATAGACACCGTAACCGAGACCTCAGATGAGATAGACAGCAGACTTGGCAGATATATGGGAATATCATCCAGAGATATGGAAAAAGATGATGTCAAGCCCTACTTCATCGTTGACCAGCAGGAGTTGCTCGAAGAAGCAGGAAGCCTTTCAGATGCACTCACCGCACTGCTTACAGCAGTTGCACTTATCTCACTTGTAGTGGGCTCGATCGGTATCATGAACATCATGCTGGTGACAGTGACAGAACGCACATCCGAGATCGGATTGATGAAAGCTATCGGATATTCCAATTATGATGTCCTTACGATGTTCATAGTGGAATCTGCTGTTGTGGGAACCCTCGGAGGGGTTCTTGGCGTGATCCTCGGATGTGGTGGAGCCTATGCTGCTGCGACCTTCATGAGCCTGCCAGTGGTCCTGCCTGCAGGGAAAATATTCGCAGGTTTTGTAGTTTCTATTGTTGTGGGTCTGATAGCAGGTGCCTATCCTGCCAACAAAGCTGCGAAGATGAAACCAGTGGATGCACTCCGCCATGACTGA
- a CDS encoding COG1361 S-layer family protein produces the protein MQRSNLKITKELSGLVVLLMLLTCMLSPASAQESSSTSLDVDVQKYEPYPAEIGQYVDVWIKVENFRSGQSDDVSIRLVPEYPLSLDSENNAIKNIGILSPGTASVQEYRLYVDENAKPGTASFDVYYRGDSDSTWLKDTFEMKVGSTTFESRGTLELEETTADPGVFTPGDTGTISFTLTNTATQNTITFEGKDYDTNARIQSAFLSGSDNILVTSSEQDAGIIGPGNSVTLTFNVEIPDDTPDGTYYLDLSVLGNSHAYNNNWRVPVTVDSSALKMIPSKPLTLVNGEGKVQFDVANLHQNTLSSVSVRPEAEGVRFSPAEYFIGTMKPDELFTIEFTAVVENEEALTPLNLTAEYRNGFNEHSNTEEIGSFDITEENDGNTTTTAAAFGLVAVAGSSLFVYRKKKQDKIQE, from the coding sequence ATGCAAAGAAGTAACCTGAAGATAACAAAAGAATTATCTGGACTCGTGGTCCTGTTGATGCTGTTGACATGTATGCTGAGTCCGGCATCAGCCCAGGAAAGCAGTTCCACAAGCCTTGATGTGGATGTGCAGAAGTACGAACCATATCCGGCAGAGATAGGACAATACGTCGATGTCTGGATCAAGGTAGAGAACTTCCGATCAGGACAATCAGATGACGTTTCCATAAGACTTGTACCTGAATACCCCCTTTCCCTGGATTCAGAGAACAATGCCATTAAAAATATCGGCATACTCTCACCAGGCACTGCATCTGTACAGGAATATCGCCTGTATGTTGATGAAAATGCAAAACCCGGAACAGCTTCTTTTGATGTCTACTACAGGGGCGATAGCGACAGCACCTGGCTAAAAGATACTTTTGAGATGAAGGTCGGCTCTACAACATTTGAAAGCAGGGGAACACTTGAACTGGAAGAGACCACAGCAGATCCGGGAGTCTTCACCCCCGGCGATACAGGAACCATCAGTTTTACACTCACCAACACTGCTACACAGAACACGATAACCTTCGAAGGAAAGGACTATGACACCAATGCACGCATCCAGTCCGCATTCCTTTCCGGCTCTGACAATATACTTGTCACAAGCAGTGAACAAGATGCAGGTATTATCGGACCGGGAAATTCTGTCACACTTACATTCAATGTAGAGATCCCCGATGATACTCCGGATGGAACATACTACCTTGACCTCTCGGTCCTCGGGAATTCACACGCATACAATAACAACTGGAGAGTCCCGGTCACTGTTGACAGTTCTGCCCTCAAGATGATTCCCTCAAAACCTTTGACACTTGTCAATGGGGAAGGAAAGGTCCAATTCGATGTGGCAAACCTTCATCAGAACACGCTTTCATCCGTAAGTGTCAGACCTGAAGCAGAAGGAGTCCGATTCTCACCTGCAGAATATTTCATAGGCACCATGAAACCTGATGAGCTCTTTACCATCGAGTTCACTGCAGTAGTGGAAAATGAAGAAGCACTTACACCCCTTAACCTGACAGCAGAATACAGGAATGGATTCAACGAGCATTCGAACACAGAAGAGATCGGCAGCTTTGACATAACAGAGGAAAATGATGGCAATACAACTACAACTGCTGCTGCCTTTGGACTTGTAGCTGTTGCCGGATCATCCCTATTTGTCTACAGGAAGAAGAAACAGGACAAAATTCAGGAGTAA
- a CDS encoding universal stress protein — MTAKDYKKILIATDGSENADTAILSGIDIAKKLGAKVYAICVVPTHPSSSMPIGSRMMQWEVPFQVMMDEAEKAVQQVADACSSCEVEVEKLVLEGHPAEEIIKFAEENEIDLIVMGSLGKTGLTRLLLGSVAEEVVRHSKVDVMISR; from the coding sequence GTGACTGCTAAAGACTATAAGAAGATCCTGATAGCTACTGACGGGTCTGAGAATGCTGATACTGCTATATTGTCTGGTATCGACATTGCAAAGAAACTTGGTGCAAAGGTATATGCTATTTGTGTAGTACCTACCCATCCATCCTCATCTATGCCTATAGGCTCCAGGATGATGCAATGGGAAGTGCCATTTCAGGTAATGATGGATGAGGCTGAAAAGGCCGTTCAGCAGGTTGCCGATGCATGTTCATCATGTGAGGTTGAGGTTGAGAAGCTGGTTCTTGAAGGGCATCCTGCAGAAGAGATCATCAAGTTTGCTGAAGAGAACGAGATCGATCTTATTGTAATGGGAAGCCTTGGTAAGACCGGACTTACAAGATTACTTCTTGGAAGTGTTGCAGAGGAAGTTGTCCGTCACTCAAAAGTGGATGTTATGATCTCAAGATGA
- a CDS encoding ABC transporter ATP-binding protein, producing MVVLTEQNKREQETVIETIGLKKSYYLTDVEVPILHDINIEVKKGDFVAIMGPSGSGKSTLMNMLGCLDRPSEGHVMVMGMDINRISDMELAKLRGMEIGFVFQNFNLVSRLSALQNVLLPTYANHRPNIDMNERARKLLELVGLSDRVDHKPTELSGGQSQRVAIARALINDPAIILADEPTGNLDSKTSVEIMELFSDLHRKGSTIIMITHDPETSEYADRTIHVKDGYIENN from the coding sequence ATGGTCGTTCTGACTGAACAAAATAAACGGGAACAAGAGACAGTTATCGAAACAATTGGATTAAAGAAGAGCTACTACCTGACAGATGTTGAGGTACCCATACTTCATGACATTAACATCGAAGTGAAAAAAGGGGATTTCGTAGCAATAATGGGTCCATCCGGTTCCGGTAAAAGTACTCTGATGAACATGCTTGGATGTCTTGACCGGCCCAGTGAAGGCCATGTGATGGTCATGGGGATGGACATCAACAGGATCTCCGATATGGAACTGGCAAAGCTCAGAGGGATGGAGATAGGGTTCGTGTTCCAGAACTTCAACCTTGTCTCCAGGCTCTCTGCCCTACAGAATGTACTCTTGCCAACCTATGCAAACCACAGGCCGAATATCGACATGAATGAACGTGCACGGAAATTGCTGGAACTTGTGGGACTTTCAGACCGCGTGGACCACAAGCCAACTGAGCTCTCAGGAGGACAATCCCAGAGGGTTGCCATTGCCCGGGCACTGATCAACGATCCTGCCATAATCCTTGCAGATGAACCTACAGGGAACCTTGACTCAAAGACAAGTGTTGAGATCATGGAACTCTTTTCCGACCTCCACAGGAAAGGAAGTACGATAATCATGATCACACACGACCCTGAAACTTCAGAATATGCTGACAGGACGATCCATGTGAAGGACGGCTATATCGAGAACAACTGA